A genome region from Alicyclobacillus acidocaldarius subsp. acidocaldarius DSM 446 includes the following:
- a CDS encoding ribonuclease H-like YkuK family protein, translated as MPRSQREGAVRVLFRSPTLGVVTLEQVAEDAIQERRDHPQDRFRLIIGTDSQPHEHTASATFVTAVILHRVGRGARYYVHKEHHEHIHSLRQRMFTEASLSLQVGGLLSELLQKAGQDWQIEVHLDIGEGGETKQWIREIVAWIESNGYEARIKPESFGASKVADRYTKS; from the coding sequence ATGCCGCGTAGCCAACGAGAGGGGGCGGTGCGCGTGCTGTTTCGCAGCCCGACGCTCGGCGTGGTGACATTGGAACAGGTGGCGGAGGACGCCATTCAGGAGCGCAGGGATCATCCTCAAGATCGCTTTCGGCTGATCATCGGCACCGATTCGCAGCCACACGAGCACACGGCGTCCGCGACCTTCGTGACCGCGGTCATTCTGCACCGCGTGGGACGCGGCGCTCGCTACTACGTCCACAAGGAGCATCACGAGCACATTCACTCGCTGCGCCAGCGGATGTTCACGGAGGCCTCGCTATCTCTCCAGGTGGGCGGCCTGCTGAGCGAGTTGCTGCAGAAGGCGGGACAGGACTGGCAGATCGAGGTGCACCTCGATATCGGCGAAGGAGGCGAGACCAAGCAGTGGATCCGCGAGATCGTCGCCTGGATCGAGTCGAACGGCTATGAGGCGCGGATCAAGCCCGAGTCGTTCGGCGCGAGCAAGGTGGCGGATCGCTATACCAAGTCGTGA